The following proteins are co-located in the Amycolatopsis tolypomycina genome:
- a CDS encoding YciI family protein, whose protein sequence is MPKYAAIIYATDIDPTTPEATDMMKDYDEFGAGAAAVIRGGAALYPTATATTVRVTGGKGGDIVTSDGPYAETKEALTGFYLLECADLDEAVKVAARIPGAWDGAIEVRPVVDFGK, encoded by the coding sequence ATGCCCAAGTACGCCGCGATCATCTACGCCACGGACATCGACCCGACCACGCCCGAAGCCACGGACATGATGAAGGACTACGACGAGTTCGGCGCGGGAGCGGCGGCGGTGATCCGCGGCGGCGCGGCCCTGTACCCGACGGCGACCGCGACAACGGTCCGCGTCACCGGCGGCAAGGGCGGCGACATCGTCACCAGCGACGGCCCGTACGCGGAGACGAAGGAAGCCCTGACCGGATTCTACCTGCTCGAATGCGCCGACCTCGACGAAGCGGTCAAGGTCGCGGCGCGCATCCCGGGCGCGTGGGACGGCGCGATCGAGGTCCGTCCGGTCGTCGACTTCGGCAAGTGA
- a CDS encoding cytochrome P450 family protein codes for MGEPALFGPDFDRDPSPAYAWLRERPPHRLDFPTGTWAWLITRYADAVTALNHPALVKSPAAGNEEWQRSGMGLPLDHRPSLASNMINTDPPEHTRLRRACAGAFGPRRMQSLRERAQQVTDELIDAVEARGHGDLVTDLAYPLPIAIICDLLGVPESYREDVHEWSLVIDSADDTDGSKVREATDVLERLVTEVVDAKRATRGTDLISDLVAQEATGTLSADEVTSTAFLILIGGHETTVGLIATGALALLTHPDEAAKARTDPAHRAAVIEETLRLHAPLQNATWRFPTEDVEIGGRLMRPGDPILVSVLAANRDPAVFEDADVFRPGDRKTERRHIAFGIGPHLCIGAALARLQADVAFETLLRRLPRARLTVPEEELTWWPSPITRGLFHLPIEV; via the coding sequence ATGGGAGAGCCCGCGCTGTTCGGTCCGGACTTCGACCGCGACCCCTCACCCGCCTACGCCTGGCTGCGTGAACGACCCCCGCACCGGCTCGACTTCCCGACCGGCACCTGGGCCTGGCTGATCACCCGGTACGCCGACGCCGTGACGGCGCTCAACCACCCCGCGCTGGTCAAGAGCCCCGCCGCCGGCAACGAGGAGTGGCAGCGCTCGGGCATGGGGCTCCCGCTCGACCACCGGCCCTCGCTCGCTTCCAACATGATCAACACCGACCCGCCCGAGCACACGCGGTTGCGGCGCGCCTGCGCCGGCGCGTTCGGCCCGCGCCGGATGCAGAGCCTGCGCGAGCGCGCCCAGCAGGTCACCGACGAGCTGATCGACGCCGTCGAGGCGCGCGGGCACGGCGACCTCGTCACGGACCTCGCCTACCCGCTGCCGATCGCGATCATCTGCGACCTGCTCGGCGTGCCCGAGTCCTACCGCGAGGACGTGCACGAGTGGTCGCTCGTCATCGACTCGGCCGACGACACCGACGGCTCGAAGGTCCGCGAAGCCACCGACGTGCTGGAGCGGCTGGTCACCGAGGTCGTCGACGCCAAGCGCGCGACGCGGGGCACCGACCTGATCAGCGACCTGGTCGCGCAGGAGGCCACCGGCACGCTCTCCGCGGACGAGGTGACGTCGACGGCGTTCCTCATCCTGATCGGCGGCCACGAGACGACCGTCGGGCTGATCGCGACCGGCGCGCTCGCCCTGCTGACGCACCCGGACGAAGCAGCGAAAGCCAGAACCGACCCCGCGCACCGCGCCGCCGTCATCGAAGAGACGCTCCGGCTGCACGCGCCGCTGCAGAACGCGACCTGGCGGTTCCCCACCGAGGACGTCGAGATCGGCGGCCGGCTCATGCGGCCCGGCGACCCCATCCTCGTGTCCGTGCTGGCCGCCAACCGGGATCCCGCGGTGTTCGAAGACGCCGACGTCTTCCGGCCCGGCGACCGCAAAACCGAGCGGCGGCACATCGCCTTCGGCATCGGGCCGCACCTGTGCATCGGCGCGGCCCTGGCCCGGCTGCAGGCCGATGTCGCCTTCGAGACCCTGCTCCGCCGTCTCCCCCGAGCGCGGCTCACCGTTCCCGAAGAAGAGCTCACCTGGTGGCCGAGCCCGATCACGCGCGGGCTCTTCCACCTGCCGATCGAGGTCTAA
- a CDS encoding nitroreductase family deazaflavin-dependent oxidoreductase codes for MVLSKRVARFNRVATNQVLKHVAGWAPGFAMVVHKGRKSGREYHTPINVFRTKDGFVVGLTYGPEADWVQNVLAAGGCTLISRREKIHVRGAELVHDDARRAMPVPIRQFLGLIDVNDFLLLKRE; via the coding sequence ATGGTGCTCTCGAAACGGGTCGCCCGCTTCAACCGCGTCGCGACCAACCAGGTTCTCAAGCACGTCGCCGGCTGGGCGCCCGGCTTCGCCATGGTCGTCCACAAGGGACGGAAGTCCGGCCGCGAGTACCACACGCCGATCAACGTCTTCCGCACGAAGGACGGTTTCGTCGTCGGGCTGACCTACGGGCCGGAGGCCGACTGGGTGCAGAACGTGCTGGCCGCGGGCGGCTGCACCCTGATCAGCCGGCGGGAAAAAATTCACGTGCGCGGCGCCGAACTCGTGCACGATGATGCGCGGCGGGCCATGCCGGTCCCGATCCGGCAGTTCCTCGGCTTGATCGACGTCAACGACTTTCTGCTGTTGAAACGGGAGTAG
- a CDS encoding GNAT family N-acetyltransferase gives MLEGELVRLRALEPEDAERLHPWTHDAEVGRWMINEHPLSLAQVRKRCEERALNTYEKVVLGIEAKAERKLIGVIDLRDAEPEHGEAELDVYIGDAEFRGGGYGTEALRLMCRYGFNAMRLHQITLWVVAENEAARHVYRKIGFVEEGRHRESFIDADGERHDMILMSMLKGELK, from the coding sequence ATGCTCGAGGGGGAACTCGTCCGGCTGCGCGCACTGGAGCCGGAGGACGCCGAACGGCTGCACCCGTGGACCCACGACGCCGAGGTCGGCCGGTGGATGATCAACGAACACCCGCTCTCGCTGGCCCAGGTGCGCAAGCGGTGCGAGGAACGCGCGCTCAACACCTACGAGAAGGTCGTCCTCGGCATCGAGGCCAAGGCCGAGCGCAAGCTCATCGGCGTCATCGACCTGCGCGACGCCGAGCCCGAACACGGTGAAGCCGAGCTGGACGTCTACATCGGCGACGCCGAGTTCCGGGGCGGCGGCTACGGCACCGAAGCCCTGCGCCTGATGTGCCGCTACGGCTTCAACGCCATGCGCCTGCACCAGATCACGCTGTGGGTGGTCGCCGAAAACGAGGCCGCCCGGCACGTCTACCGCAAGATCGGGTTCGTCGAAGAGGGCCGCCACCGCGAATCGTTCATCGACGCCGACGGCGAGCGCCACGACATGATCCTGATGAGCATGCTCAAGGGCGAGCTGAAGTAA
- a CDS encoding bifunctional metallophosphatase/5'-nucleotidase, whose translation MRLSTRLAVLAAAALATTAVTTAPASAGQRPDPTTDVRIIGFNDLHGNLEPPSGSSGRVIQSDGTTVDAGGAAYLATHVKQLRAQVANSFVVSAGDNIGASPVISALFHDEPTIDFLNMLGVSTSVVGNHEFDEGYKELQRMQFGGCHPTDGCQFEKTFKGADFPFIGSNVYFTNGLPALLPFTVKFEGGVPIGIIGATLKDLPTVVTPEAIKGLKFGDEVEAINRTANLLDHFGVKAQVVLMHQGDGTEVEGPNDCRLRPGPAAAIAAAVTPKVDAFFTGHSHQQYNCVINDPAGQPRPVIQGSSFGRLLSVIDLKISRKTRDVVRSQTKAFNEIVTRTVTPDPAVAALIADAKTKSAPIANKQVGSITADLPAAGNAAGESSLGDVIADAQLAGTQSNNAVIAMTNPGGIRADLTYKSSANGEGDGVVTYGEAFTVQPFANIMQTITLTGANLKNVLEQQWQGTVTRFLQISSSLHYSYSASAPQGSRITAITVNGTPVDPAASYRVSVNNFLAAGGDGFTEFTKGTSLSGGPVDLDALIAYLGAHPNLAPPAADRITRLP comes from the coding sequence ATGAGGCTTTCGACCCGGCTCGCGGTGTTGGCCGCGGCCGCGCTGGCGACGACGGCGGTGACCACCGCACCCGCGTCCGCGGGCCAGCGCCCGGACCCCACGACCGACGTCCGGATCATCGGGTTCAACGACCTGCACGGCAACCTGGAACCGCCGTCCGGCTCCAGCGGGCGCGTCATCCAGTCCGACGGGACCACTGTGGACGCCGGCGGGGCCGCCTACCTGGCCACGCACGTGAAGCAGCTGCGCGCGCAGGTGGCCAACTCGTTCGTCGTGTCCGCCGGCGACAACATCGGCGCGTCGCCGGTGATCTCGGCGCTGTTCCACGACGAGCCGACCATCGACTTCCTGAACATGCTGGGCGTGAGCACGTCCGTCGTCGGCAACCACGAGTTCGACGAGGGGTACAAGGAACTGCAGCGCATGCAGTTCGGCGGCTGCCACCCGACCGACGGTTGCCAGTTCGAGAAGACCTTCAAGGGTGCGGACTTCCCGTTCATCGGGTCCAATGTGTACTTCACCAACGGCCTGCCCGCGCTGTTGCCGTTCACCGTGAAGTTCGAGGGCGGCGTCCCGATCGGCATCATCGGCGCCACGCTGAAGGACCTGCCGACCGTCGTCACGCCGGAGGCCATCAAGGGCCTGAAGTTCGGCGACGAGGTCGAAGCGATCAACCGGACCGCGAACCTGCTCGACCACTTCGGCGTCAAGGCCCAGGTCGTGCTGATGCACCAGGGTGACGGCACCGAGGTCGAGGGCCCGAACGACTGCCGGCTGCGGCCCGGCCCCGCCGCGGCGATCGCGGCCGCGGTGACGCCGAAGGTCGACGCCTTCTTCACCGGGCACAGCCACCAGCAGTACAACTGCGTGATCAACGACCCGGCCGGCCAGCCGCGCCCGGTCATCCAGGGCTCGTCGTTCGGTCGGCTGCTGTCGGTGATCGACCTGAAGATCAGCCGCAAGACGCGGGACGTCGTGCGTTCGCAGACCAAGGCGTTCAACGAGATCGTCACCCGCACGGTCACCCCGGACCCGGCCGTGGCGGCGCTGATCGCCGACGCCAAGACCAAGTCCGCGCCGATCGCGAACAAGCAGGTCGGCAGCATCACCGCCGACCTGCCGGCGGCGGGCAACGCGGCCGGTGAGTCGTCGCTCGGCGACGTCATCGCCGACGCGCAGCTCGCGGGCACGCAGTCGAACAACGCGGTCATCGCGATGACCAACCCGGGCGGCATCCGCGCCGACCTGACGTACAAATCGTCGGCGAACGGCGAGGGCGACGGCGTGGTGACCTACGGCGAGGCGTTCACCGTCCAGCCGTTCGCCAACATCATGCAGACGATCACCCTGACCGGCGCGAACCTGAAGAACGTGCTGGAGCAGCAGTGGCAGGGCACGGTGACGCGCTTCCTGCAGATCTCGAGCTCGCTGCACTACAGCTACTCGGCGTCCGCGCCGCAGGGCTCGCGGATCACGGCCATCACGGTCAACGGCACGCCGGTCGACCCGGCGGCGTCGTACCGCGTGTCGGTGAACAACTTCCTCGCCGCCGGCGGGGACGGCTTCACCGAGTTCACCAAGGGCACCAGCCTGTCGGGTGGCCCGGTGGACCTCGACGCGCTGATCGCCTACCTGGGTGCGCACCCGAACCTGGCGCCGCCCGCGGCGGACCGGATCACCCGCCTGCCGTAG
- a CDS encoding alpha/beta fold hydrolase — MDDVVYDRAGRGEPLVLIHGIGHRRQAWAPVFPLLAAHRDVIAVDLPGFGESPEPAGGYGIEPALVMFKELFTELGLDRPHVAGNSLGGLLSLALGQAGLVRSVTALSPAGLWNRTQKIYAIATLKAHRALAQRTPPHVVRRIAASASGRRALTGMIVGRPELLTPDAVVEDAHALASAPGFEPTAAQSRGGFRFTGPVTGVPVTIAWAEHDRILARPRVADLRKVAPHGTLRLLPGCGHVPMNDDPELVARVLLDGSR; from the coding sequence ATGGACGACGTTGTCTACGACCGCGCGGGCCGGGGCGAACCGCTGGTGCTGATCCACGGCATCGGCCACCGCCGTCAGGCGTGGGCGCCGGTGTTTCCGCTGCTCGCGGCCCATCGCGACGTCATCGCCGTCGACCTGCCCGGCTTCGGCGAGTCGCCCGAACCGGCCGGCGGGTACGGCATCGAGCCCGCGCTGGTGATGTTCAAGGAGCTCTTCACCGAGCTCGGGCTCGACCGCCCGCACGTCGCCGGCAACTCGCTCGGCGGCCTGCTGTCCCTCGCGCTGGGGCAGGCCGGCCTGGTCCGCAGCGTCACGGCGTTGTCGCCCGCCGGGCTGTGGAACCGGACCCAGAAGATCTACGCGATCGCCACGCTCAAGGCCCACCGCGCGCTCGCGCAGCGCACGCCGCCGCACGTCGTGCGCCGCATCGCCGCGAGCGCGTCCGGACGCCGGGCGCTGACCGGGATGATCGTCGGACGGCCCGAGCTGCTCACGCCCGACGCCGTCGTCGAAGACGCCCACGCGCTCGCCAGCGCGCCGGGCTTCGAGCCGACCGCCGCCCAGTCGCGGGGCGGGTTCCGCTTCACCGGGCCGGTCACCGGCGTGCCGGTGACCATCGCCTGGGCCGAGCACGACCGGATCCTCGCCCGGCCGCGCGTCGCCGACCTGCGGAAAGTCGCGCCGCACGGCACCTTGCGGCTGCTGCCGGGCTGCGGGCACGTGCCGATGAACGACGACCCGGAGCTCGTCGCGCGGGTGCTGCTCGACGGAAGCCGTTAG
- a CDS encoding Gfo/Idh/MocA family protein, whose translation MAPVRVGIVGLSANGGWAATAHVPALAAVDGYELRALSGSSADSARVAGEKYGVPLTFGDAGELARHPEVDLVVVAVKVPEHRALIEPALAAGKQVLSEWPLGVSLAETEALAEAAREKTTAVGLQGRSAPALRYLRDLIKDGYVGRVLSTSLIASGANWGPSVRAGRDYQLHPAGGATMLTIPFAHTVDTVAMVLGGFAELSATMATVRPRVRDEVTGESVEMTAPDQIAVTGVLAGGAVASLHLRGGTSPATNFHWEINGTEGTLVVEAADPLFWIAKLTLRGSRTGTLEKLTVPARYELPQLAGRSAEPSYNVAHAYARHLKGDLPDFAHAVGVHRVLDAVQRSADSGTRIELDAK comes from the coding sequence ATGGCACCGGTCCGGGTCGGCATCGTCGGGCTCAGCGCGAACGGCGGCTGGGCCGCGACCGCGCACGTGCCCGCGCTGGCCGCGGTGGACGGCTACGAACTCCGCGCGCTCAGCGGCAGCAGCGCGGACTCGGCGCGGGTGGCCGGCGAAAAGTACGGCGTGCCGCTGACCTTCGGCGACGCCGGGGAGCTCGCCCGGCACCCCGAGGTCGACCTCGTGGTGGTCGCCGTGAAGGTGCCCGAGCACCGGGCGCTCATCGAGCCCGCGCTGGCCGCCGGCAAGCAGGTGCTGAGCGAGTGGCCGCTGGGCGTCAGCCTGGCCGAAACCGAGGCGCTGGCCGAAGCCGCCAGGGAGAAGACGACCGCGGTCGGCCTCCAGGGGCGGTCGGCGCCGGCGTTGCGCTACCTGCGTGACCTCATCAAGGACGGTTACGTCGGCCGCGTGCTTTCGACGTCGCTGATCGCGTCCGGCGCCAACTGGGGGCCGAGCGTGCGGGCCGGCCGCGACTACCAGCTGCACCCCGCGGGCGGGGCGACGATGCTGACCATCCCGTTCGCGCACACCGTCGACACGGTGGCCATGGTCCTCGGCGGCTTCGCCGAGCTGTCCGCGACGATGGCGACCGTCCGGCCGCGGGTGCGTGACGAGGTCACCGGCGAGTCCGTGGAGATGACCGCGCCGGACCAGATCGCCGTCACCGGCGTGCTGGCCGGCGGTGCGGTCGCGTCGCTGCACCTGCGTGGCGGGACGTCGCCGGCCACGAACTTCCACTGGGAGATCAACGGCACCGAGGGCACGCTGGTCGTCGAGGCCGCGGACCCGCTGTTCTGGATCGCGAAGCTGACGCTGCGCGGCAGCCGCACCGGCACGCTCGAGAAGCTCACCGTGCCCGCGCGGTACGAGCTGCCGCAGCTGGCCGGCCGCAGCGCCGAGCCGTCGTACAACGTCGCGCACGCCTACGCCCGCCACCTCAAGGGCGACCTGCCGGACTTCGCGCACGCCGTGGGAGTGCACCGGGTGCTCGACGCCGTCCAGCGGTCGGCCGACAGCGGCACCCGGATCGAACTGGACGCAAAGTAA
- a CDS encoding VanZ family protein produces MTNAQVTALQYGFIAFLALWSVVLVPQLITQLARHGGLRLRGLVSTAAVLLYGCMTLAVVFLPLPGPGTRRLVQTVQLHPFQWIADIHTELLKHGGTWFTTQTFQQACLNVLLFVPLGVFARILWRRGLTGTALIGFTASLLIEITQLTANFGTAPYVYRIFDVDDLMNNTFGAVVGWVFGALLLTLLRSPVDVQPARRERVHFAETR; encoded by the coding sequence ATGACGAACGCACAGGTCACCGCCCTGCAGTACGGCTTCATCGCCTTCCTCGCGCTGTGGTCCGTGGTGCTGGTGCCGCAGCTGATCACCCAGCTCGCCCGGCACGGCGGCCTGCGCCTGCGCGGGCTCGTGTCGACGGCGGCGGTGCTGCTCTACGGCTGCATGACGCTCGCGGTCGTCTTCCTGCCGCTGCCGGGCCCCGGCACCCGCCGGCTCGTCCAGACCGTGCAGCTGCACCCCTTCCAGTGGATCGCCGACATCCACACGGAGCTGCTCAAGCACGGCGGGACCTGGTTCACGACGCAGACGTTCCAGCAGGCTTGCCTGAACGTGCTGCTGTTCGTGCCGCTCGGGGTGTTCGCGCGGATCCTCTGGCGCCGCGGCCTGACGGGCACCGCGCTGATCGGCTTCACGGCGTCACTGCTCATCGAGATCACGCAGCTCACGGCGAACTTCGGCACGGCGCCGTACGTCTACCGCATCTTCGACGTCGACGACCTCATGAACAACACGTTCGGTGCCGTCGTCGGCTGGGTGTTCGGCGCGCTGCTGCTGACGCTCCTGCGTTCACCGGTCGACGTGCAGCCGGCCCGGCGCGAGCGGGTCCACTTCGCCGAGACGCGCTAG
- the mug gene encoding G/U mismatch-specific DNA glycosylase: MRIRPTKDQLAAAHNTTIPDVIAPGLDVLFCGINPGLYSGALGRHFARPGNRFWPALHQGGFTPRRYDPDEQEKLLDLRLGITNVVARTTARADELTGDELREGGRILAAKVLEYRPRWLAVVGITAYRTAFGFPKARVGPQEHRIGDTRVWVLPNPSGLNAHWTPAGLAAEFALLRTASADCRNR, translated from the coding sequence GTGCGCATCCGACCCACGAAGGACCAGCTGGCCGCCGCCCACAACACCACCATCCCCGACGTCATCGCCCCCGGCCTCGACGTCCTCTTCTGCGGCATCAACCCCGGCCTCTACTCCGGCGCGCTCGGCCGGCACTTCGCCCGCCCCGGCAACCGCTTCTGGCCCGCCCTCCACCAGGGCGGCTTCACGCCGCGCCGCTACGACCCCGACGAGCAGGAGAAGCTGCTCGACCTCCGCCTCGGCATCACGAACGTCGTCGCCCGGACGACAGCCCGCGCCGACGAGCTCACCGGCGACGAGCTGCGCGAAGGCGGCCGGATCCTGGCCGCGAAGGTGCTCGAGTACCGGCCCCGGTGGCTGGCCGTCGTCGGGATCACCGCCTACCGGACCGCGTTCGGCTTCCCGAAGGCGCGCGTGGGGCCGCAGGAGCACCGGATCGGCGACACCCGGGTGTGGGTGCTGCCGAACCCGAGCGGGCTCAACGCGCACTGGACGCCGGCCGGGCTGGCGGCGGAATTCGCCCTCCTGCGGACCGCATCCGCCGACTGTCGAAATCGTTGA
- a CDS encoding response regulator transcription factor: MHGIEPTRRPPGPAGPGGRSLGVAVVDPVPIFRDGLAALVHRSQGLHWAGQAASHHAALQLCEQVKPDVVVLDSALDPNCHLTKLLNAGDPALVLVTLIRDANRTQQYLAAAIAAGAHAIVPRSIDSRRLAEAIRRAHSERRYIDPALAALTARPKRASAPKGDPAHDSPPSPRGGMPLSRREYQVLQLVAEGLENSAIAKLLFLSVETVRTHVKSILRKLSARDRTHAVTIAFRGGILIARPEDGYTPVTADTTAIPGSR; this comes from the coding sequence ATGCACGGCATCGAGCCCACCCGCAGGCCCCCGGGGCCGGCCGGACCAGGGGGGCGCAGCCTCGGCGTGGCGGTCGTCGACCCCGTCCCGATCTTCCGCGACGGCCTCGCCGCGCTCGTCCACCGCAGCCAGGGGCTGCACTGGGCCGGGCAGGCCGCCAGCCACCACGCGGCCCTGCAGCTGTGCGAGCAGGTCAAGCCGGACGTCGTCGTGCTCGACTCCGCCCTCGACCCGAACTGCCACCTGACCAAGCTGCTGAACGCCGGCGACCCGGCGCTCGTCCTGGTCACCCTGATCCGTGACGCGAATCGCACGCAGCAGTACCTCGCGGCCGCGATCGCCGCCGGCGCGCACGCGATCGTGCCGCGGTCGATCGATTCACGACGGCTCGCCGAAGCGATCCGGCGGGCGCACAGCGAACGCCGCTACATCGACCCGGCGCTGGCCGCCCTCACCGCGCGGCCGAAGCGGGCGAGCGCGCCGAAGGGCGACCCGGCCCACGACAGCCCGCCGTCGCCACGCGGCGGTATGCCGCTGTCCAGGCGCGAGTACCAGGTGCTGCAGCTGGTCGCCGAAGGCCTCGAGAACTCGGCGATCGCGAAGCTGCTGTTCCTGTCCGTCGAGACCGTCCGGACGCACGTGAAGAGCATCCTGCGCAAGCTTTCCGCCCGGGACCGGACACACGCGGTGACCATCGCCTTCCGCGGCGGGATCCTCATCGCCCGGCCCGAGGACGGCTACACCCCGGTGACGGCCGACACAACGGCGATCCCGGGCAGCCGCTGA
- a CDS encoding acyl-CoA dehydrogenase — protein sequence MGHYKSNVRDLEFNLFEVLGVQERLGKGVLAESDEETARGVLSELNKLATGPLAESFADADRNPPVYDPKTFSVKIPESFKKSYKQLLDGEWWRLGLTNDLGGFGLPPTVQWAASELILGANAPLFMYMAGPNFAMIVDKNGTEEQKHWAQLMIDRQWGATMVLTEPDAGSDVGAGRTKATQQEDGSWHIDGVKRFITSGEHDMSENIMHLVLARPEGPGIETKPGTKGLSLFLVPKFHFDTKTGELGERNGAFVTGVEHKMGIKASTTCELTFGQHGTPAKGWLLGEVHDGIAQMFQVIEYARMMVGTKAIATLSTGYLNALEYAKERVQGADLPNMLNKAAPRVTITHHPDVRRSLMLQKAYAEGLRAVYLYTASFQDQLWTGEGDQKLAHGVNDLLLPIVKGVGSERATEQLVQSLQTLGGSGFLQDYPIEQYIRDAKIDSLYEGTTAIQSLDFFFRKIVRDKGASLAFVAGEITKFIESEAGNGRLKNERALLKQALEDTQGMLGSLIGYLTASQEDPQSINKVGQHTVRLLMSVGDLLIGWQLLKHAEVAIGKLDAGASAKDVPFYEGKIAVASFFAKQVLPELTARRAIVEAADNALMEVDEAAF from the coding sequence ATGGGCCACTACAAGAGCAACGTCCGAGACCTGGAGTTCAACCTCTTCGAGGTACTCGGCGTGCAGGAGCGCCTGGGCAAGGGTGTGCTCGCCGAGTCCGACGAAGAAACCGCCCGCGGCGTGCTGTCCGAGCTGAACAAGCTCGCGACCGGCCCGCTCGCCGAGTCCTTCGCCGACGCCGACCGCAACCCGCCCGTGTACGACCCGAAGACGTTCAGCGTCAAGATCCCCGAGTCCTTCAAGAAGAGCTACAAGCAGCTCCTCGACGGCGAGTGGTGGCGCCTCGGCCTCACCAACGACCTCGGCGGCTTCGGTCTTCCCCCGACCGTGCAGTGGGCGGCCTCCGAGCTCATCCTCGGCGCCAACGCCCCGCTGTTCATGTACATGGCGGGCCCGAACTTCGCCATGATCGTGGACAAGAACGGCACCGAAGAGCAGAAGCACTGGGCCCAGCTCATGATCGACCGGCAGTGGGGCGCCACCATGGTGCTGACCGAGCCGGACGCCGGTTCCGACGTCGGCGCGGGCCGCACCAAGGCCACCCAGCAGGAGGACGGCTCCTGGCACATCGACGGCGTGAAGCGGTTCATCACGTCCGGTGAGCACGACATGAGCGAAAACATCATGCACCTGGTGCTCGCTCGCCCCGAGGGCCCCGGCATCGAGACCAAGCCGGGCACCAAGGGCCTGTCGCTGTTCCTCGTGCCGAAGTTCCACTTCGACACCAAGACCGGTGAGCTGGGCGAGCGCAACGGCGCCTTCGTCACCGGCGTCGAGCACAAGATGGGCATCAAGGCCTCGACGACGTGTGAGCTGACCTTCGGCCAGCACGGCACCCCGGCCAAGGGCTGGCTGCTCGGCGAGGTGCACGACGGCATCGCGCAGATGTTCCAGGTCATCGAGTACGCCCGGATGATGGTCGGCACGAAGGCCATCGCCACGCTGTCGACGGGTTACCTCAACGCGCTCGAGTACGCCAAGGAGCGCGTCCAGGGCGCCGACCTGCCGAACATGCTGAACAAGGCCGCCCCGCGCGTCACCATCACGCACCACCCGGACGTCCGCCGCTCGCTGATGCTGCAGAAGGCGTACGCCGAGGGTCTCCGCGCGGTGTACCTCTACACGGCGTCCTTCCAGGACCAGCTGTGGACCGGCGAGGGCGACCAGAAGCTCGCGCACGGCGTCAACGACCTGCTGCTGCCGATCGTCAAGGGCGTCGGCTCCGAGCGCGCCACCGAGCAGCTCGTGCAGTCGCTGCAGACCCTGGGCGGGTCCGGCTTCCTGCAGGACTACCCGATCGAGCAGTACATCCGCGACGCCAAGATCGACTCGCTGTACGAGGGCACCACGGCGATCCAGTCGCTCGACTTCTTCTTCCGGAAGATCGTCCGCGACAAGGGTGCTTCGCTGGCCTTCGTCGCCGGGGAAATCACCAAGTTCATCGAGTCCGAGGCGGGCAACGGCCGGCTCAAGAACGAGCGTGCGCTGCTCAAGCAGGCCCTCGAGGACACCCAGGGCATGCTCGGCTCGCTGATCGGCTACCTGACCGCGTCCCAGGAGGACCCGCAGAGCATCAACAAGGTCGGCCAGCACACGGTCCGCCTGCTGATGTCGGTCGGCGACCTGCTCATCGGCTGGCAGCTGCTCAAGCACGCCGAGGTCGCCATCGGCAAGCTCGACGCGGGCGCGTCCGCCAAGGACGTCCCGTTCTACGAGGGCAAGATCGCCGTCGCGTCGTTCTTCGCGAAGCAGGTGCTGCCGGAGCTGACCGCCCGCCGCGCCATCGTGGAGGCCGCCGACAACGCCCTCATGGAGGTCGACGAGGCCGCATTCTGA
- a CDS encoding GlsB/YeaQ/YmgE family stress response membrane protein, which translates to MTVAGIISALIVGLIIGVLGRLVAPGKQNVPIWLTIVIGIIAAFIGTAIARGLGYADTNGIDWLEILTQVVLAAIGVSIAAGAYGRRGVTR; encoded by the coding sequence ATGACTGTCGCCGGCATCATCAGCGCCCTCATCGTGGGGCTGATCATCGGCGTTCTGGGCCGGCTGGTCGCTCCCGGCAAGCAGAACGTTCCGATTTGGCTGACCATCGTGATCGGTATCATCGCCGCCTTCATCGGCACCGCGATCGCGCGTGGCCTCGGCTACGCCGACACGAACGGAATCGACTGGCTGGAAATCCTCACCCAGGTCGTCCTGGCCGCCATCGGAGTCAGCATCGCCGCGGGCGCCTACGGTCGCCGTGGTGTAACCCGGTAA